Proteins from one Myxococcus xanthus genomic window:
- a CDS encoding DUF1801 domain-containing protein, whose translation MKSQPKTDGESASKLISDRIAELGDWRGEALARVRALIKEAVPDVVEEWKWRGTPVWSHGGGLCTGEAYKSAVKLTFFKGASLEDPSKLFNSSLEGNVRRAIDIHEGEAFDAKAFKALIRAAAALNTAGGKKPRKPA comes from the coding sequence ATGAAGAGTCAACCCAAGACAGATGGCGAGTCGGCCTCGAAGCTCATCAGCGACAGGATCGCCGAGCTGGGTGACTGGCGAGGCGAGGCGCTGGCCAGGGTGCGTGCCCTCATCAAGGAGGCCGTCCCGGATGTCGTGGAGGAATGGAAGTGGCGGGGCACCCCGGTCTGGTCCCACGGAGGAGGCCTCTGCACGGGTGAGGCATACAAGTCGGCCGTGAAGCTGACCTTCTTCAAGGGCGCTTCCCTGGAAGATCCTTCAAAGCTCTTCAACTCGAGCCTTGAAGGCAATGTCAGGCGCGCCATCGACATTCACGAGGGTGAGGCGTTTGACGCGAAGGCGTTCAAGGCCCTCATCCGCGCCGCCGCCGCGCTCAATACCGCTGGCGGAAAGAAGCCCAGGAAGCCGGCGTGA
- a CDS encoding linear amide C-N hydrolase: MCTDFLVATEDSSAVVVGRSMEFGIDLGSKFRFHAKGHTVQSPGSLTHLHGLKWTTKFDYVGLTVTLYGVTVIGDAMNSEGLSAGALWMPTSTYPQAAKDPSRGLAPELFVEWAVGNFATVDAVKEALANGDAELWHSDWMSSKIPLHFALHDAKGNSMVVEFTDRQMFLYASTGHDNSPLNMHNPVAVLTNHPTFPDHLENLKNYARLSSRGATPVKLGTGTFAPHGCGSGLFGIPGDSTPPSRFVRAVYLREFSEKPKNAAEARSLALHLLNTVDIPYGTSRDLNEATGKDSLDYTQWVVVKDLTNRTFGVRTYDSLGLQTLDLRTVDFKKADGKTLAVSPVDSQLDANKQLAS, from the coding sequence ATGTGCACTGATTTTCTGGTCGCGACCGAGGACTCGAGCGCTGTCGTCGTTGGCCGCAGCATGGAGTTCGGCATCGACCTCGGCTCCAAGTTCCGGTTCCACGCCAAGGGGCATACGGTCCAGTCTCCGGGTTCCCTCACGCACCTGCATGGCCTCAAGTGGACGACGAAGTTCGACTACGTCGGCCTCACCGTCACGCTCTATGGGGTCACCGTCATCGGCGATGCGATGAACTCGGAAGGCCTCTCCGCCGGAGCGCTGTGGATGCCCACGTCCACGTATCCCCAGGCCGCCAAGGACCCGTCCCGGGGACTGGCGCCCGAGCTCTTCGTGGAGTGGGCCGTGGGTAACTTCGCCACCGTGGACGCGGTGAAGGAGGCCCTGGCGAACGGAGACGCCGAGCTGTGGCACAGCGACTGGATGTCGAGCAAGATTCCGCTCCACTTCGCCCTCCACGACGCGAAGGGCAACAGCATGGTCGTCGAGTTCACCGACCGGCAGATGTTCCTGTACGCGTCGACGGGTCATGACAACTCGCCGCTGAACATGCACAACCCCGTTGCTGTCCTGACCAACCACCCGACCTTCCCGGACCACCTGGAGAACCTCAAGAACTACGCGAGGCTGTCGTCCCGTGGCGCCACGCCCGTGAAGCTGGGAACCGGCACATTCGCACCTCACGGCTGCGGCAGCGGCCTCTTCGGGATTCCCGGCGACTCCACGCCTCCCTCCCGGTTCGTCCGGGCCGTCTACCTCCGTGAGTTCTCCGAGAAGCCCAAGAACGCGGCCGAGGCCCGCTCCCTGGCGCTGCACCTGCTCAACACCGTCGACATCCCCTACGGCACCAGCCGCGACTTGAACGAGGCCACGGGCAAGGACTCTCTCGACTACACCCAGTGGGTCGTCGTGAAGGACCTCACGAACCGCACGTTCGGCGTCCGGACCTACGACAGCCTGGGGCTGCAGACGCTGGACCTGCGCACGGTCGATTTCAAGAAGGCGGATGGCAAGACGCTCGCCGTCTCCCCGGTGGATTCGCAGCTCGACGCCAACAAGCAGCTGGCGAGCTGA